A stretch of DNA from Nitrospiraceae bacterium:
CTCTTCTCTCTTTATTGCCTGGCTGAAGATAAAAAGACTACAGAGGAGAACAGCAAGTGGAAGAAGATAAAGAAAATTTTTGGGGAAATTATACAAAGTGTAGAGAAGCAACTTCCCAAATGATGGTTTGTAAGGAAGCAGTTCATCTACCCTATTAATAAGTTCTAAAAGGCTGAAGACAACAGCAAGTCCGGCCCCGAGAACTCCAAAGACCTTAAAAAAATCTTTTAAATAGTAACGCTGAATTATTAGCATTTTTATTTGTTGCTTTCCCTTCTGAATAGAAATACGGCTAATATTCCAAGCACTATTACAGGAGCCCATCCGCCAAGATAATGAGTTATCTTTCCGTTTCTTGCCATATTCTCTCCATATATAAGTAAAATATAAAAAGCAACAAACACAGAGAGTCCCAGAGTAAGCCCGCCTAATCTTCCTGTCTTTCCGGCAATAAGCGAAAGCGGCGGACCAAGAAGCATCAGCAAAAGACAGACCGAAGGCAGAGACAGTCTCCTGTGGAATTCAAGAATAAATGAAACAGCATCCTGCCCTGACTGTTTTTTGAATTCATTATAAAGCTCAAGTGGTGTAAGCTCATTCTTTTTTTTTGAGGGCGGATCGCCGGAAAAACCCATTGACATATTATATCCAGCAAAATAAACCTCTGTTGAACTGTCTCCTTTAACGAAATGTATATAGCCGTCTTTGAGATAAAAAGACATTCTAAATTCATCAGTGACTGATATCTTCCCTTCTTTTGCCATTATGACTTTGGGCTCTTTTTTGTTCCTCTCATCATAAACAAAAACTTCTCTTACCGTGTTTGATTCCGGTTTATTCTTAACATAAACCATAATATCCTTAAATATACTTGTGAAAACTCCTTCCTCAATTGCAGCTGGAGCCCTGCTTGTCAAAACATTTGAGACTGTCTCTCTGAGTTTTATCATGCTTGCAGGTCCGAGATAAAAACTGACAAGTATGCCTGCAAGAAAACAGCTTATCCCGAGTGCAAACACAGGCATGGCAATCATTCTAAAATGCATACCGCTTGACTTCAGGATTATAATCTCATTATCCGTGTTCATCCTTCCGTATGTAATCAGAGTTGCTACAAGAAGAGACATTGGAAGAGTGAGTATTAGCATCGGCGGCTGAAGATAAAGAATAATTTTTACCAAATCAAAAAAAGAAGCGCCTACAACAGAGAAGAGTCTGCTTAACTTGAGAATCTTCTCCATCATCAGTATAAAATTAAGTGCAACCACGCTCAGGCAAAATGTAAGCGCAAGTTCTTTTAGTATTTCTTTATGTATTGTATATATTCTCATGTTCAGACAAAATCTTTAGATAAGTATTTTACACCATCTCTCATATGAAAATCGGCTTTGAGGATTTTTGGATTATACCCTTTCCCTCTGCAATTCTGAAAAGTTCCTCAATTGCTTTGA
This window harbors:
- a CDS encoding LptF/LptG family permease — its product is MRIYTIHKEILKELALTFCLSVVALNFILMMEKILKLSRLFSVVGASFFDLVKIILYLQPPMLILTLPMSLLVATLITYGRMNTDNEIIILKSSGMHFRMIAMPVFALGISCFLAGILVSFYLGPASMIKLRETVSNVLTSRAPAAIEEGVFTSIFKDIMVYVKNKPESNTVREVFVYDERNKKEPKVIMAKEGKISVTDEFRMSFYLKDGYIHFVKGDSSTEVYFAGYNMSMGFSGDPPSKKKNELTPLELYNEFKKQSGQDAVSFILEFHRRLSLPSVCLLLMLLGPPLSLIAGKTGRLGGLTLGLSVFVAFYILLIYGENMARNGKITHYLGGWAPVIVLGILAVFLFRRESNK